One part of the Ornithodoros turicata isolate Travis chromosome 2, ASM3712646v1, whole genome shotgun sequence genome encodes these proteins:
- the LOC135383309 gene encoding uncharacterized protein LOC135383309: MPRTVECSQSQSIHILVKWCGMQMWDVYPIHALQDEELKQVLVLNGVQENKGRLVQVAWSNGDEPAPALLVDVGTPADMERLRKKVEGKHRDDQPNQVEQELLRVLKESEARKRENVTLKEKVDSLSNIHALSSEMQATVQDLKRLHKKTRKLLSKEALPDETVELVAKSGVFISSSALSRAKSMSGGNGCRLARDLMRLLFDREELLGKSMTGTQCNAHKNTPAKAQVDPERMGAVLEYCRTACPETEMSKIKQSVRTFLQRLNFSE; encoded by the exons ATGCCGCGTACAGTTGAATGTTCGCAATCTCAATCCATCCACATCCTGGTAAAGTGGTGTGGAATGCAGATGTGGGACGTCTATCCCATACACGCCCTTCAGGATGAAGAACTCAAACAAGTCCTTGTTCTCAACGGCGTCCAGGAAAACAAGGGGAGGTTGGTGCAGGTGGCATGGTCCAACGGCGACGAACCTGCTCCCGCGCTGCTTGTAGATGTCG GGACGCCAGCTGACATGGAGAGGTTGAGAAAAAAAGTCGAGGGCAAACATCGAGACGATCAACCGAATCAGGTGGAGCAG GAATTGCTGCGTGTGCTTAAGGAGAGCGAAGCTCGCAAGAGGGAAAATGTGACCTTGAAAGAAAAAGTGGATAGTCTATCTAACATCCATG CCTTGTCTTCCGAGATGCAAGCAACTGTTCAGGACCTGAAGAGGCTACACAAGAAGACCCGAAAACTGCTCTCAAAAGAAGCATTGCCAGATGAGACG GTGGAGCTGGTCGCCAAATCTGGTGTGTTCATCAGTTCGTCTGCTCTCAGCCGCGCAAAATCAATGAGTGGTGGTAATGGCTGCCGGCTTGCAAGAGATTTGATGCGCTTACTCTTCGACCGAGAGGAGCTTCTGGGAAAGTCCATGACTGGCACACAATGCAATGCCCACAAGAATACCCCTGCCAAGGCACAGGTGGACCCTGAACGCATGGGAGCGGTCCTAG AATACTGCCGCACAGCGTGCCCGGAGACAGAGATGTCCAAAATAAAGCAGAGTGTACGCACTTTCCTCCAGAGACTTAACTTCTCAGAATGA
- the LOC135385275 gene encoding uncharacterized protein LOC135385275: MGFILRHKVTKEAAQSLAMIVQAHLPAGTSYPATKYLFKKYFDTCAKLPDHHFYCYCGAYLTDKSGNCVCSECSRSLDTKELLNKGQYFLSFDLESQLTEMLKKFEASLLKPSPSINMTDIHQSPAYNSLPVGKNDVSLTFNTDGVQLFESSQFSIWPITVQVNELPFKERLLHPAVAGLWFGKTKPNFKAFFHPFVKTMNRLSTQRFKWSNAEGEVTTKVFPGPCTVDSVARAPLVNMHQFNGRFGCLWCFHEGEVIAKGRGHTRVYPITDREHAIRTSASVYKDATKARQRNEPTRGILGPSVLFLLSYFDICKGVVVDYMHTVCLGVVKATTVMWLTNASQPYYLKPKLGEVNQRILNIKTVAEISRLPRKVTDYNIWKASEWRAWLLFYSVPVLTDLLPKKYLKNWKKLVMIMHKLLSFNVNLEELDSIQAEVLSFARRYQALYGTASMTYNMHLVTHLVLCVKNWGPLWAYSNFPFEHFNGVLTRMCHGTRHIESQIAYGLSIWNGLPALCRDRSVFRVCTEARKLWQSFIVGSSLQIVSCSNEHIRFTGKGRVGQASHTAAVLQFLQRPPKVTKCFTKLMLRGVRFDSKTSGSRCCNSLILTKDMEVVTLKAIYAYCFNCSQIPCSCNNVVLVVSQWSSCSILQGVLLKLDVVGNLKVIHCSDILCKCITININESLHACPVTVRIECW, encoded by the coding sequence ATGGGATTCATCCTACGGCACAAGGTGACAAAAGAGGCTGCGCAGAGTCTTGCCATGATAGTACAAGCACACTTACCTGCCGGAACAAGCTACCCAGCTACCAAGTACTTgttcaaaaaatattttgatacgTGTGCAAAGCTACCGGACCATCATTTCTATTGCTACTGTGGAGCGTACCTTACTGACAAGTCGGGTAATTGTGTATGCAGTGAGTGTAGCCGATCCCTGGACACTAAAGAACTTCTGAACAAAGGACAATACTTCCTGTCATTTGATTTGGAGAGTCAGCTTACAGAAATGCTCAAGAAATTTGAGGCATCTCTTCTGAAGCCTTCGCCAAGCATTAACATGACAGACATCCACCAAAGCCCAGCATACAACAGCCTACCAGTTGGAAAAAATGATGTCTCTCTCACTTTCAATACTGATGGTGTACAACTTTTTGAGTCCTCACAATTCTCCATCTGGCCAATCACAGTGCAGGTCAATGAACTACCATTTAAAGAGAGGCTCCTGCACCCCGCTGTCGCAGGCTTGTGGTTTGGAAAGACAAAGCCCAACTTCAAAGCGTTCTTCCACCCTTTTGTGAAGACCATGAACAGGCTATCAACACAACGATTTAAGTGGTCAAATGCAGAAGGAGAAGTTACCACCAAGGTATTTCCAGGCCCGTGCACTGTGGACAGTGTGGCAAGAGCCCCCCTGGTAAATATGCACCAATTTAATGGGAGGTTTGGGTGCCTTTGGTGCTTTCATGAAGGGGAAGTTATTGCTAAAGGAAGAGGACACACAAGAGTGTACCCCATAACTGATCGTGAACACGCCATTCGCACTTCTGCTTCCGTCTACAAGGATGCAACAAAGGCAAGGCAGAGAAATGAACCTACTCGTGGAATCCTCGGTCCCAGTGTTTTGTTCCTGCTCTCATATTTTGACATTTGTAAAGGTGTCGTCGTCGACTACATGCACACTGTGTGTCTTGGTGTAGTCAAGGCAACAACAGTCATGTGGCTTACTAATGCATCTCAGCCTTACTATTTGAAGCCCAAGCTTGGTGAAGTGAATCAACGCATTCTAAATATCAAGACTGTTGCTGAAATCAGTCGTCTCCCGCGCAAAGTAACTGACTACAACATCTGGAAGGCATCTGAATGGCGTGCTTGGCTGCTCTTTTATTCTGTTCCTGTCCTCACAGACTTGCTCCCCAAAAAGTACTTAAAAAACTGGAAAAAGCTAGTTATGATTATGCATAAACTGCTGTCCTTCAATGTAAATCTTGAAGAGCTTGACAGTATCCAAGCTGAAGTCCTCTCATTTGCACGCCGGTACCAAGCGCTCTATGGCACAGCAAGCATGACATACAACATGCACTTAGTAACACATTTAGTGCTGTGTGTCAAGAACTGGGGGCCTCTCTGGGCATATTCGAATTTTCCTTTTGAACATTTCAATGGTGTCTTAACAAGGATGTGTCATGGAACACGACATATTGAGTCACAAATCGCGTACGGCTTGAGCATATGGAATGGTCTGCCTGCATTGTGTCGTGACAGATCAGTATTTAGAGTTTGTACAGAGGCACGTAAGCTGTGGCAGTCCTTTATTGTTGGAAGCAGTTTGCAAATTGTGTCGTGTAGCAACGAGCATATCAGATTCACAGGCAAAGGTAGAGTAGGCCAAGCTAGTCATACAGCAGCTGTTCTTCAGTTCCTACAACGCCCTCCAAAGGTTACCAAGTGCTTCACAAAGCTTATGCTGAGAGGTGTCCGGTTTGATTCGAAAACTTCCGGCTCCAGATGTTGCAATTCCTTAATATTGACAAAGGACATGGAAGTGGTGACGCTTAAAGCAATTTATGCATactgtttcaattgttcacaaATCCCGTGCTCGTGCAACAATGTTGTCCTTGTAGTTTCGCAGTGGTCATCCTGCAGTATTCTACAGGGTGTATTACTTAAACTGGATGTCGTTGGAAACTTAAAAGTAATTCATTGCAGTGATATTTTGTGTAAGTGCATAACAATCAACATTAATGAAAGTTTGCATGCGTGCCCAGTGACTGTCAGAATAGAGTGTTGGTAG